The Pleurodeles waltl isolate 20211129_DDA chromosome 6, aPleWal1.hap1.20221129, whole genome shotgun sequence genome has a segment encoding these proteins:
- the LOC138301044 gene encoding lysophosphatidic acid receptor 6-like: MMHVSSSNCSLNADFQYNLFCVIYSLVFILGFVGNFLALYVLTCKVKNTTQSYVYFINLCIVDTIFVCMLPFRIHYHVNGNNWIFGDVACRITGSLYYSNIYLSIGFFTCICVDRYIAVVHPLTYLHIKLSYYSIVVTVFLWAVAVSVVVPLVLGGPLHNTAGNQTACFESFTPHDSKERMAPYNICALIFGFAIPFSIISICYPLIAKRISRIQTSIHKKKALRTIYLILLISVVCFLPYHIMHLLHFLMRQEFIASCAIANSIYKLRRVTLALVSLNCCLNPVMYYFTSNNFSCRLALNLRFPRSKKVYTIYDRDMVAYTNSNYRRNP; the protein is encoded by the coding sequence ATGATGCATGTCTCGAGTTCCAATTGTAGTCTAAATGCTGACTTCCAGTACAACCTTTTTTGTGTTATCTACAGTCTGGTTTTCATCTTGGGCTTCGTGGGTAACTTTTTGGCCCTTTACGTGCTCACATGTAAGGTAAAAAATACCACCCAATCTTATGTGTACTTCATAAACCTCTGCATAGTGGACACCATCTTTGTGTGCATGCTGCCCTTCCGGATCCACTACCACGTCAATGGCAATAACTGGATCTTTGGGGACGTTGCCTGCCGTATCACCGGCTCCTTGTACTACAGCAACATTTACCTGAGCATCGGCTTCTTCACTTGCATTTGTGTGGACCGCTACATTGCAGTGGTACACCCGCTGACATACCTTCATATCAAGCTCAGCTACTACAGCATTGTGGTAACTGTGTTTCTCTGGGCAGTGGCAGTGTCCGTGGTGGTCCCACTGGTCTTGGGGGGACCGCTGCACAACACGGCTGGGAACCAAACTGCCTGCTTTGAAAGCTTCACTCCCCACGACTCCAAGGAGCGTATGGCACCATACAACATCTGTGCCCTAATCTTTGGCTTTGCTATCCCATTTAGCATCATCTCCATATGCTACCCGCTGATTGCTAAGCGCATCTCCCGGATTCAGACTAGCATCCACAAAAAGAAAGCACTGCGGACCATCTACCTGATTCTTCTCATCTCTGTTGTCTGCTTCTTGCCCTACCACATCATGCATCTCCTGCACTTTCTCATGCGACAGGAGTTTATTGCCAGTTGCGCCATTGCCAACTCCATCTACAAACTGCGCCGTGTGACCCTTGCACTTGTTAGCCTTAACTGCTGCCTCAACCCAGTTATGTACTATTTTACATCCAACAACTTCAGCTGCCGACTGGCATTAAATCTGAGATTCCCGCGCTCAAAGAAGGTGTACACCATCTATGACCGTGATATGGTAGCATACACCAACAGCAACTACAGGAGAAATCCCTGA